One window of the Ignavibacteriota bacterium genome contains the following:
- a CDS encoding STAS domain-containing protein — protein sequence MEDVAVVKVKVDMWGGNHWELLEDVRRQVESDATRIVLDFALVKRINSTGVSVVAACLKAARDAGGDLKLCSLNDAVVQVFTISGMQRILEIHPDQPAAIASFEGAPA from the coding sequence ATGGAAGACGTGGCTGTCGTGAAAGTGAAAGTCGATATGTGGGGAGGAAATCACTGGGAACTGCTCGAGGACGTGCGCAGGCAGGTCGAAAGCGATGCGACGCGCATCGTTCTCGATTTCGCGCTCGTGAAACGTATCAACAGCACGGGGGTGAGTGTCGTGGCGGCATGCCTGAAAGCCGCGCGCGACGCCGGCGGCGATCTCAAGCTCTGCTCGCTCAACGACGCCGTCGTCCAGGTCTTCACCATCTCCGGCATGCAGCGGATCCTCGAGATACATCCCGATCAGCCCGCGGCCATAGCGAGCTTCGAGGGCGCCCCGGCGTAA
- a CDS encoding MBL fold metallo-hydrolase has product MDTQLCRVTRVTKGDVTIHMFTSPEEGESVNSQIIETQNALVQIDVPLLKPYALELRAYIESLGKPVELVLATHAHPDHWFSLGYFTDRKIRAYQGAINEMAALKDIAVGYHTSLHADLMPENVVLPSETIEPGSIIIDGVEFILHRYENIEANTLMTVEIPSIKTLIAQDLVYNGCHMYVATRTTDGGFTVGNWIKALEQNKKHGYETVIPGHGPAADNSVFDECISYLHHVQEVLHTATTGEEFVSRVKSAYPTHGIELMLAMSSFMIYQSTAN; this is encoded by the coding sequence ATGGACACACAACTCTGCCGCGTTACACGCGTGACAAAGGGCGACGTAACAATTCACATGTTTACCAGCCCGGAAGAGGGCGAGTCCGTGAATTCGCAAATCATTGAGACACAAAACGCGCTGGTGCAGATCGATGTTCCTCTGCTGAAGCCGTACGCGTTGGAATTACGCGCGTACATCGAGTCGCTCGGCAAGCCGGTAGAACTGGTCCTCGCGACACACGCGCATCCCGACCACTGGTTTTCGCTGGGGTATTTCACCGACAGGAAAATCCGGGCCTATCAGGGCGCCATCAACGAGATGGCCGCGCTCAAGGATATAGCAGTCGGTTATCACACGTCGCTGCACGCGGATCTGATGCCCGAGAATGTCGTGCTTCCGAGCGAAACCATCGAACCAGGTTCCATCATCATCGATGGCGTGGAATTCATCCTGCACCGCTACGAGAACATCGAGGCGAACACATTGATGACCGTTGAGATTCCATCGATCAAGACGCTCATCGCGCAGGACCTCGTGTACAACGGCTGCCACATGTATGTTGCGACCAGAACGACGGACGGCGGTTTCACCGTGGGAAACTGGATCAAGGCTCTCGAGCAGAACAAGAAGCACGGGTACGAGACGGTGATTCCCGGCCACGGGCCCGCCGCGGACAACAGTGTGTTCGACGAGTGTATTTCCTATCTTCACCATGTGCAGGAAGTGCTGCACACCGCCACCACGGGCGAGGAGTTTGTGTCGCGCGTGAAGTCGGCCTACCCCACGCATGGCATCGAGCTGATGCTTGCCATGTCGAGCTTTATGATCTACCAATCCACCGCGAATTGA
- a CDS encoding SpoIIE family protein phosphatase yields the protein MANKILVVDDEPDLQLLIKQNFRTQIRAGQYQFSFALNGEEALNILKSDPQIELLLSDINMPVMDGLTLLKHVPDVNPTIKSVVVTAYGDTKNVRTAMNRGAFDFINKPIDFDDLEITMSKTLKEVETLREALTARDQLVSVRQELSIGRTIQESFLPDSLPQPEGWEIDARFRPAREVAGDFYDGFCLEGSDRVGLVIADVCDKGVGAALFMALIRSLIRAFSESILTGEGPSSMAIQRTNDYLLRNHLNANMFATLFFAVLHPTENRFVWMNGGHNPPIHMKNDGTKELLKPTSPAVGMFPNVVFNSKEITIEPGEFVFAFTDGVPEARDSSGAFFGEHRLEALLEQPASSAKEVVDRMMNALDEHIGTAKQYDDITMYCVRRLPV from the coding sequence ATGGCTAACAAAATCCTCGTTGTGGACGATGAACCTGATTTGCAACTGCTGATTAAGCAGAATTTTCGCACGCAGATCCGCGCCGGACAGTATCAGTTCTCGTTCGCTCTCAACGGCGAGGAGGCGCTCAATATCTTGAAGTCCGATCCGCAGATCGAATTGCTTCTGTCCGATATCAACATGCCCGTGATGGACGGGCTGACGCTCCTCAAACACGTGCCCGACGTGAATCCCACCATCAAGTCGGTTGTTGTGACCGCGTACGGTGACACAAAAAACGTGCGCACGGCGATGAATCGCGGCGCGTTCGATTTCATCAACAAACCGATCGACTTCGACGATCTCGAGATCACGATGTCGAAAACCCTGAAGGAGGTCGAGACATTACGCGAAGCGTTGACCGCGCGTGATCAGCTCGTTTCCGTGCGCCAGGAACTCTCCATCGGCCGGACGATTCAGGAGAGCTTTCTTCCCGACTCGCTCCCGCAGCCCGAGGGGTGGGAAATCGATGCGCGCTTCAGGCCCGCGCGCGAGGTGGCCGGCGATTTCTACGACGGTTTCTGCCTCGAAGGAAGTGACCGAGTCGGACTCGTGATTGCCGACGTGTGCGACAAGGGTGTTGGCGCCGCATTGTTTATGGCCCTGATCCGCAGCCTGATCCGCGCGTTCAGCGAGTCGATTCTGACGGGCGAAGGTCCGTCGAGCATGGCGATTCAGCGCACCAACGACTATCTGCTGCGCAATCATCTGAATGCAAACATGTTTGCGACGCTGTTTTTTGCCGTGCTGCATCCCACCGAGAATCGTTTTGTGTGGATGAACGGCGGACACAATCCGCCCATCCACATGAAGAACGACGGCACGAAGGAACTGCTCAAGCCGACAAGTCCGGCCGTCGGCATGTTCCCGAACGTGGTCTTTAATTCGAAAGAGATCACCATCGAGCCCGGCGAATTTGTGTTCGCCTTCACCGACGGTGTGCCCGAAGCCCGCGACTCGAGCGGCGCCTTCTTCGGCGAACATCGTCTCGAGGCCCTGCTTGAACAACCCGCCTCGTCGGCCAAGGAAGTTGTGGACCGCATGATGAACGCCCTCGACGAACACATCGGCACGGCGAAACAGTACGACGACATCACCATGTACTGCGTGCGACGCCTCCCGGTCTGA
- a CDS encoding ATP-binding protein has product MERIAVPGILDSLTDIGAFIMEASDEAGLDKRTAYKLRLAVDEIATNIITHGYEEAGREGDIVLDARIDDATLTITMEDSGVPYEPDVDTVPDSINQSLDERPIGGLGIFLTVRSVDDFRYEQLEDGNRYIFVMNRPGSESAG; this is encoded by the coding sequence ATGGAACGCATTGCAGTTCCGGGGATACTCGATTCCCTTACGGACATCGGCGCCTTCATCATGGAGGCGTCGGATGAGGCCGGACTCGACAAGCGCACCGCGTACAAACTGCGGCTCGCAGTGGATGAAATCGCCACGAACATCATCACGCATGGATACGAGGAAGCCGGCCGCGAAGGCGACATAGTGCTCGACGCGCGCATCGACGATGCAACGCTCACGATCACGATGGAAGACAGCGGCGTGCCCTATGAACCTGATGTGGACACCGTGCCCGACAGCATCAATCAGTCGCTCGACGAGCGGCCGATCGGCGGACTCGGAATTTTCCTCACCGTGCGAAGTGTCGACGATTTCCGCTACGAACAACTCGAAGACGGGAACCGATACATCTTCGTCATGAACCGACCCGGCAGCGAAAGCGCCGGATAA
- a CDS encoding STAS domain-containing protein has translation MAFDASLEMTANGIAKITLTGELDASVATTFRDKVEEAHTHGAKRVALMLSGLDYIASAGIRVLVFARQKMGSDVEIFAVAPTPQVNETIEMTGLHYSLRVLPSYDASVIETV, from the coding sequence ATGGCTTTCGATGCATCACTCGAGATGACGGCAAACGGCATCGCTAAAATCACGCTTACCGGCGAACTCGACGCGAGCGTCGCCACAACCTTCCGCGACAAGGTCGAGGAAGCGCACACACACGGCGCGAAACGTGTCGCTCTCATGTTGAGCGGGCTCGACTACATCGCCTCCGCGGGCATCCGCGTGCTGGTGTTCGCCCGTCAGAAAATGGGATCCGACGTGGAGATCTTCGCCGTCGCGCCGACGCCGCAGGTGAACGAGACCATCGAAATGACGGGATTGCACTACAGTCTGCGCGTGCTCCCGTCGTACGATGCGTCCGTGATCGAAACCGTCTGA
- a CDS encoding glycogen debranching enzyme: MDRIDIYPTHLFEGHKLRFGRPSPFGASVVPGGINFSVFSRHASYCVLVLFHKGDDAPFVEIPFRGMFEHAGTGEPVWNEFRIGNVWTMTVFDLDYEEIEYGFKIDGPGGRVARGMPGVHRFDPSIVLLDPYAKAIGGRDVWGATPDWDKPYPHRARIIYDDFDWESSAPPEIPMEDLVIYEMHVRGFTRHPSSGAKYPGTFAAIREKIPYLKSLGINCIELMPIYEFDEFENSRTHPDTGELLLNYWGYSTMGFFAPKAGFAATGKSGDGTMVADELKSLIKELHENGIEVILDVVFNHTAEGNEHGPTISYRGIDNATYYMLTPDGYYYNFSGTGNTLNCNNPIVRSMVLDALRYWASEFHIDGFRFDLAAILGRDPWGAPMANPPLLEALAYDPILGKCKLIAEAWDAGGLYQVGSFPAYGRWAEWNGKYRDGLRRFLKGEPGTVGDIAQRIQGSPDLYSTRGTSASINFITCHDGFTLADLFMFDGKHNDANGENNNDGANDNNSWNCGWEGPSDDPGITRLRLRQMKNAAAIMMVSQGVPMILMGDEAARSQGGNNNAYCHDTPLSWFDWNEAGENAELTRFFSRCIAFRHAHQALRRKDHLQNRDVVGSGYADITWHGTKAWNADWSAFSRTIAFMLCGKHAVRAGHADDYIYVAMNMHWEGHSFELPGLPDGRSWHVFANTGAGSGADAFEPGSEPRLDDQSSILVGDRSVVVLVGR, translated from the coding sequence ATGGACCGCATAGACATATATCCCACACATCTCTTCGAGGGCCACAAGCTGCGTTTCGGCCGGCCCTCGCCATTCGGCGCGAGCGTGGTGCCAGGCGGCATCAACTTCTCCGTATTTTCCCGGCACGCATCCTACTGCGTGCTGGTGCTCTTCCACAAGGGAGACGACGCGCCGTTTGTGGAAATTCCGTTCCGCGGCATGTTCGAACATGCCGGTACGGGGGAACCCGTCTGGAACGAATTCCGCATCGGCAATGTGTGGACCATGACCGTCTTCGATCTCGACTACGAGGAGATCGAATACGGCTTCAAGATCGACGGGCCCGGAGGCCGCGTCGCGCGCGGCATGCCGGGCGTGCACCGCTTCGATCCCTCGATAGTGCTGCTTGATCCCTACGCCAAGGCGATCGGCGGCCGCGACGTCTGGGGCGCGACGCCCGATTGGGACAAACCCTATCCGCATCGCGCGCGCATCATTTACGACGACTTCGACTGGGAATCGAGCGCTCCGCCCGAGATTCCGATGGAAGACCTCGTCATCTATGAGATGCATGTGCGCGGTTTCACGCGGCACCCGTCGTCGGGCGCAAAATATCCCGGCACCTTTGCCGCGATACGCGAGAAGATCCCGTATCTCAAATCGCTTGGCATCAACTGCATCGAGCTGATGCCCATTTACGAATTCGACGAATTCGAGAACAGCCGCACACATCCCGACACCGGCGAGCTGCTGCTCAACTACTGGGGCTACAGCACGATGGGCTTCTTCGCGCCGAAGGCGGGATTTGCGGCAACGGGCAAATCGGGCGACGGAACCATGGTGGCCGACGAACTCAAGTCGCTCATCAAGGAGCTGCACGAGAACGGCATCGAAGTAATACTCGATGTGGTGTTTAATCATACGGCCGAGGGCAACGAGCATGGTCCGACCATCTCGTACCGCGGCATCGACAACGCCACGTACTACATGCTCACGCCCGACGGCTACTACTACAACTTCAGCGGCACGGGCAACACGCTGAACTGCAACAACCCGATCGTACGGAGCATGGTGCTCGACGCGCTGCGCTACTGGGCGTCGGAATTTCACATCGACGGTTTCCGCTTCGATCTCGCCGCGATTCTCGGGCGTGATCCGTGGGGCGCGCCGATGGCGAATCCGCCGCTCCTCGAGGCGCTCGCCTACGATCCCATCCTCGGGAAGTGCAAACTCATTGCCGAAGCATGGGATGCGGGCGGACTGTACCAGGTCGGGTCCTTCCCCGCATACGGGCGCTGGGCCGAGTGGAACGGCAAATACCGTGACGGGCTGCGCCGCTTTCTCAAGGGCGAACCCGGCACGGTCGGAGACATCGCGCAGCGCATACAAGGGTCACCGGACCTGTACTCGACGCGCGGCACGTCGGCCTCGATCAACTTCATCACCTGCCACGACGGTTTTACGCTGGCCGATCTCTTCATGTTCGACGGCAAACACAACGACGCGAACGGTGAGAACAACAACGACGGCGCAAACGACAACAACAGTTGGAATTGCGGGTGGGAAGGTCCGAGCGACGATCCGGGCATCACGCGCCTGCGTCTGCGACAGATGAAAAACGCCGCGGCCATCATGATGGTGAGCCAGGGCGTCCCGATGATACTCATGGGCGACGAAGCGGCGCGTTCGCAGGGTGGCAACAACAACGCCTACTGTCACGACACGCCGCTCTCGTGGTTCGATTGGAACGAGGCGGGCGAGAACGCGGAACTGACCCGTTTCTTCTCGCGCTGCATCGCCTTCCGGCACGCGCATCAGGCGCTGCGCCGCAAGGATCACCTGCAGAACCGCGACGTGGTGGGCAGCGGCTACGCCGACATCACGTGGCACGGCACCAAGGCATGGAACGCGGACTGGTCGGCTTTCAGCCGCACGATCGCCTTCATGCTGTGCGGCAAACATGCAGTGCGGGCCGGACACGCCGACGACTACATCTACGTGGCCATGAACATGCACTGGGAAGGACACAGTTTCGAGTTGCCGGGTCTGCCCGACGGGCGCTCGTGGCATGTGTTCGCGAACACCGGCGCCGGCTCCGGGGCGGATGCCTTCGAGCCCGGTTCCGAACCGCGCCTCGACGATCAGTCGTCGATTTTAGTCGGCGACCGTTCGGTCGTCGTTCTCGTTGGACGTTAA
- a CDS encoding anti-sigma factor antagonist (This anti-anti-sigma factor, or anti-sigma factor antagonist, belongs to a family that includes characterized members SpoIIAA, RsbV, RsfA, and RsfB.), whose translation MDITITSDSGIDIATILGEIDGKTAPEVQEKILPLIKAEGKLLLDMTGVPYMSSAGLRMLLSTYRQITAQKARLVLSGLSEEIRDTMSMTGFLHHFTVCDTLDAAKAALA comes from the coding sequence ATGGACATTACGATCACGAGCGACAGCGGCATCGACATTGCGACGATCCTTGGCGAGATCGACGGCAAGACGGCGCCGGAAGTGCAGGAGAAGATTCTCCCGCTCATCAAGGCGGAAGGCAAGCTGCTGCTCGACATGACGGGTGTACCGTACATGTCGAGCGCCGGTTTGCGCATGCTTCTTTCGACGTACAGGCAGATCACCGCGCAGAAGGCGCGGCTGGTGCTGTCGGGCCTGTCGGAGGAGATCCGCGACACGATGTCGATGACCGGATTTCTGCATCATTTTACGGTCTGTGACACGCTTGACGCCGCTAAGGCGGCACTCGCCTGA
- a CDS encoding AGE family epimerase/isomerase: protein MNDIHFTFSDTIAGYVSSFDRAADTYTITTPGGDSYVIKFKSNTYAQLVRNLEEPYQDCTGQMRDMLEPGRFVFTYGTYYPEAGGNSFEAQFLMFLGRKIEEYGFEKQDWWVNQIDSLGRFYLKAQFGTNTVDYKNYRTTITLNGEKEADNYRQETDTISRLVYGFASAYLLTGKDEYLVGAEKGTEYLREHMRFYDQDEKIVYWYHGIDVHGSREDKVFASEFGDDFDAIPAYEQIYALAGPIQTYRITGDPRILQDAEMTVDLFDRFYLDRHKGGYFSHLDPITLDPRSEALGPNKGKKNWNSVGDHAPAYLINLYLATGEERYAKMLEYTFDTIVQYFPDYANSPFVQEKFYEDWSHDSTHMWQQNRGVVGHNLKIAWNLLRMYGLEPKQSYEEVARKIGEVMPPIGGDRQRGGWYDVMERVRQAGQDWHRFAFHDRKAWWQQEQGILAYLILAGVLGGDEYRKISRESSAFYNAFFLDHDDGAVFFNVLANGIPYLMGTERFKGSHSMSGYHSFELCYLAQTYTNLLLTKKPLDLHFKPKPNGFKRNILRVSPDILPPKSIRIESVTIDGAPYTDFNAEALTVKLPASDTDLRVKVRVIPTSGS, encoded by the coding sequence GTGAACGACATACATTTCACCTTCTCTGACACCATCGCCGGATACGTGTCCAGCTTCGATCGCGCGGCGGACACATACACCATCACGACACCGGGCGGCGACAGCTACGTGATCAAGTTCAAGAGCAACACCTACGCGCAGCTCGTCCGCAATCTCGAGGAGCCGTATCAGGATTGCACTGGCCAGATGCGCGACATGCTCGAGCCGGGCCGTTTCGTTTTCACCTACGGCACCTACTATCCCGAAGCGGGCGGCAACTCGTTCGAGGCGCAGTTCCTCATGTTCCTCGGCCGCAAGATCGAGGAGTACGGATTCGAGAAGCAGGACTGGTGGGTGAATCAGATCGATTCACTCGGCCGTTTTTATCTCAAGGCGCAGTTCGGCACGAATACGGTTGACTACAAGAACTACCGCACGACCATCACGCTGAACGGCGAGAAGGAAGCCGACAATTACCGACAGGAGACCGACACGATCTCGCGTCTCGTCTACGGTTTTGCGTCCGCATATCTGCTTACGGGCAAGGACGAGTACCTCGTCGGCGCCGAGAAGGGCACGGAGTATCTGCGCGAGCACATGCGCTTCTACGATCAGGACGAGAAGATCGTGTACTGGTATCACGGCATCGACGTACACGGCTCGCGCGAGGACAAGGTGTTCGCCTCCGAGTTCGGTGACGATTTCGACGCCATCCCCGCCTACGAGCAGATTTACGCGCTCGCGGGTCCGATTCAGACGTACCGTATCACGGGTGATCCGCGCATTCTGCAGGACGCGGAGATGACGGTGGATCTCTTCGACCGTTTTTATCTCGACCGTCACAAGGGCGGGTATTTCTCGCATCTCGATCCGATCACACTTGATCCGCGCAGCGAAGCGCTCGGACCCAACAAGGGCAAGAAGAACTGGAACTCGGTGGGTGATCACGCGCCTGCGTACCTCATCAACCTGTACCTTGCGACCGGCGAGGAGCGCTACGCAAAGATGCTCGAATACACGTTCGACACCATCGTGCAGTACTTCCCCGACTACGCCAATTCGCCCTTTGTGCAGGAGAAGTTTTACGAGGACTGGTCGCACGACAGCACACACATGTGGCAGCAGAACCGCGGCGTCGTGGGACACAACCTCAAGATCGCGTGGAATCTCCTGCGCATGTACGGACTCGAGCCGAAACAGAGTTACGAGGAAGTCGCGCGCAAGATCGGCGAGGTGATGCCTCCGATCGGCGGCGACCGTCAGCGCGGCGGCTGGTACGATGTGATGGAGCGTGTGCGTCAGGCCGGACAGGATTGGCACCGATTCGCCTTCCACGACCGCAAGGCCTGGTGGCAGCAGGAGCAGGGCATTCTGGCCTATCTGATTCTCGCGGGTGTTCTCGGCGGCGACGAGTACCGGAAAATCTCGCGCGAGTCGAGCGCGTTCTACAACGCGTTCTTCCTTGATCATGACGATGGCGCGGTGTTCTTCAACGTGCTTGCAAACGGCATTCCCTACCTCATGGGCACCGAGCGATTCAAGGGCAGCCACTCGATGAGCGGATACCACTCGTTCGAGTTGTGTTACCTCGCGCAGACATACACGAATCTTCTGCTCACCAAGAAGCCGCTCGACCTGCACTTCAAGCCGAAGCCGAACGGATTCAAGCGCAACATCCTGCGTGTGTCGCCCGACATCCTTCCGCCGAAGTCGATCCGCATCGAGAGTGTCACGATCGACGGCGCGCCGTACACCGATTTCAACGCCGAGGCCCTGACAGTGAAACTGCCGGCCTCCGACACCGATCTGCGCGTCAAAGTGCGCGTCATCCCCACCAGCGGTTCCTGA
- a CDS encoding VOC family protein: protein MADLAFHHMAVACKDPLALERWYTKHFGFVRARYIPLGDEAIVFIKSGGAYLELFSAKEESPVGPKVQDGPWYPEWRHIAFKVDDIDAKLAEMGADARITHGPFDFGAFIPGWKTVWVADPEGNIVEISQGYVDELNPPPLDM from the coding sequence ATGGCCGACCTCGCGTTCCATCACATGGCCGTCGCCTGCAAGGATCCGCTCGCGCTCGAGCGCTGGTACACCAAACATTTCGGCTTCGTGCGCGCGCGCTACATACCGCTCGGCGACGAGGCCATCGTCTTCATCAAGTCCGGCGGCGCCTATCTTGAACTATTCTCCGCGAAGGAGGAGTCGCCAGTCGGCCCGAAGGTGCAGGACGGTCCGTGGTATCCCGAATGGAGGCACATCGCCTTCAAGGTCGACGACATCGACGCGAAGCTTGCGGAGATGGGCGCGGACGCGCGGATCACCCACGGTCCCTTCGACTTCGGCGCGTTTATCCCGGGTTGGAAGACCGTGTGGGTCGCGGATCCGGAAGGCAACATCGTGGAAATCAGCCAGGGGTACGTGGACGAACTGAATCCGCCCCCTCTCGACATGTAA
- a CDS encoding DJ-1/PfpI family protein, which yields MRLAGKKIGIFIESDFYDPEIWYYRFRFAEEGADVHFFTRLWGQQAITFSGHEFRTPFECRESFEGMDDATLRSFSAIIVPAGMVSDRLRYTEDVTKIPPATEFLARAFAEPTILKGIICHGMWLVAPRPDLVRGRRVVVHNNLIGDARNMGAEYVNEDVVVDGDLVTGRTGGHCNVFARRIIDMLADGGR from the coding sequence ATGAGACTCGCAGGAAAAAAGATCGGCATCTTCATAGAAAGCGACTTTTACGATCCGGAAATCTGGTATTACCGTTTCCGCTTCGCCGAAGAGGGCGCCGACGTGCATTTCTTCACACGCTTGTGGGGCCAGCAGGCGATCACCTTCAGCGGACATGAATTCCGGACGCCCTTCGAATGCCGCGAGAGCTTCGAGGGCATGGACGACGCCACCTTGCGCAGCTTCTCCGCGATCATCGTGCCCGCGGGCATGGTCTCCGACCGGCTGCGTTACACCGAGGACGTCACAAAAATCCCGCCAGCAACCGAGTTCCTCGCGCGGGCGTTCGCCGAGCCGACGATACTCAAGGGCATCATCTGCCACGGCATGTGGCTGGTGGCGCCGCGTCCCGACCTCGTGCGCGGGCGCCGCGTCGTCGTGCACAACAACCTCATCGGCGATGCGCGCAACATGGGCGCCGAGTACGTAAACGAGGATGTGGTGGTGGATGGCGATCTCGTCACCGGCCGCACGGGCGGGCACTGCAACGTGTTCGCGCGCCGCATCATCGACATGCTTGCTGACGGAGGGCGATGA
- a CDS encoding nuclear transport factor 2 family protein codes for MKNVPNTKLGAMYREHIQLILDKNIEALLDQYTDDALLISSFMKTPKYYRGRDGLREHMQGILGIEGLETEIVFWGETENPETLMITEQITMTAGGQQLQMRFADSWVLRDGKIAIHFAGMVQHPDGSLA; via the coding sequence ATGAAGAATGTACCGAACACCAAGCTCGGCGCGATGTACCGCGAGCACATACAGTTGATTCTTGACAAGAACATCGAGGCGCTTCTCGATCAGTACACCGACGACGCGCTGCTGATCAGCTCGTTCATGAAGACGCCGAAGTATTACCGCGGCCGCGACGGCCTGCGTGAGCACATGCAGGGCATTCTCGGCATCGAGGGTCTCGAGACCGAGATTGTGTTCTGGGGCGAAACCGAAAATCCCGAGACGCTCATGATAACCGAGCAGATCACCATGACGGCGGGCGGCCAGCAGTTGCAGATGCGCTTCGCCGACAGTTGGGTACTCCGCGACGGAAAAATCGCCATTCATTTCGCGGGCATGGTGCAGCATCCCGACGGTTCGCTGGCCTGA
- a CDS encoding GMC family oxidoreductase N-terminal domain-containing protein, whose product MADTDLFDYIVIGSGASGAVVANRLSAAAGNHVLLLEAGVPDSAADIKDPGGFVRLWGSEIDWTLGTESQPALADRAITINQGKVLGGSTSINAMMYVRGNRGNFDQWNMMGADGWGYDDVLPYFKKSEDFEDGPSKYHGAGGPLRIRVCPDNDMRSDAFMNAGVEVGFDGPHWDYNGARQEHGAGLLQFHINDDGTRASTATAFLDPVRSRTNLTITTGAEATRLLIENGRAVAVEYSKDGATQTARAAREIVVSAGAFLSPKLLLLSGIGPADELRALGIPVVADLPGVGKNLQDHMQLPVIFRSKVDTPRTTLLTGNVLFVKTREGMTAAVPDLQLNFTPAIPKPLAPILPDLGGPVAIFLPILVQPFSIGSVSLRSSNPFDKPVINPNYLQRDADVEVFRKAVALIRDMANSKAFAGVNGGELAPGDGDLDGYIRTQSSTLWHPAGTCKIGRDAMAVVDPRLRVYGVAGLRVADASVMPTVPSGNTVAGCFMIGEKAADMILHDNTN is encoded by the coding sequence ATGGCAGATACAGACTTGTTTGATTACATCGTGATCGGCAGCGGCGCATCGGGCGCCGTTGTCGCCAACCGGCTCAGCGCGGCGGCGGGCAACCACGTTCTCCTGCTCGAGGCAGGAGTTCCCGACAGCGCAGCCGACATCAAGGATCCGGGCGGCTTCGTGCGCCTCTGGGGCTCGGAGATCGACTGGACGCTCGGGACGGAATCGCAGCCCGCTCTTGCGGACCGCGCGATCACGATCAATCAGGGCAAGGTGCTCGGCGGCAGCACATCGATCAACGCGATGATGTACGTGCGCGGCAACCGCGGGAACTTCGATCAGTGGAACATGATGGGCGCCGACGGCTGGGGATACGACGACGTGCTGCCGTACTTCAAGAAGTCGGAAGACTTCGAAGACGGTCCGTCGAAGTACCACGGCGCGGGCGGACCGCTCCGCATCCGCGTGTGCCCCGACAACGACATGCGTTCCGACGCATTCATGAACGCGGGTGTGGAAGTCGGATTCGACGGTCCGCATTGGGACTATAACGGCGCGCGCCAGGAACACGGCGCGGGTCTACTGCAATTCCACATCAACGACGACGGCACGCGCGCCAGCACTGCCACGGCCTTCCTCGATCCCGTGCGGTCGCGCACGAATCTCACAATCACCACCGGCGCCGAAGCCACACGTCTACTCATCGAAAACGGACGCGCGGTGGCAGTCGAATACAGCAAGGACGGTGCGACACAGACCGCGAGAGCCGCGCGCGAGATTGTCGTGAGCGCGGGTGCGTTCCTGTCGCCGAAGCTGCTGCTGCTCTCGGGCATCGGACCCGCCGATGAACTGCGCGCGCTGGGCATTCCCGTGGTGGCCGATCTGCCGGGTGTCGGCAAGAATCTGCAGGACCACATGCAGTTGCCGGTCATCTTCCGCTCGAAGGTCGACACACCGCGGACCACGCTGCTCACGGGGAACGTGTTGTTCGTCAAAACACGCGAGGGCATGACCGCGGCTGTCCCCGATCTGCAGCTCAATTTTACTCCCGCGATTCCGAAACCGCTGGCTCCGATACTGCCGGATCTTGGTGGACCCGTGGCGATTTTCCTTCCGATTCTCGTGCAGCCGTTCAGCATCGGAAGCGTATCGCTGCGCTCGTCGAATCCCTTCGACAAACCCGTCATCAATCCCAACTATCTGCAGCGCGACGCCGACGTGGAGGTCTTCCGCAAGGCGGTGGCGCTCATCCGCGATATGGCCAACTCGAAGGCCTTTGCGGGCGTCAACGGTGGCGAGCTTGCTCCGGGTGACGGGGACTTGGACGGGTACATCCGCACGCAGAGTTCAACTCTGTGGCACCCCGCAGGGACATGCAAAATCGGCCGCGACGCGATGGCGGTGGTCGATCCGCGGCTCCGCGTGTACGGCGTTGCCGGCTTGCGTGTTGCCGACGCCTCCGTCATGCCGACAGTACCGAGCGGCAACACCGTCGCGGGCTGCTTCATGATCGGCGAGAAAGCGGCCGACATGATTCTCCACGACAATACGAATTGA